The sequence below is a genomic window from Pleurocapsa sp. PCC 7327.
ATTTGCAATTGTCAATTTTTCGATGGCTCTAAATGCTAAAATTAATATATTTGAGCTTCTTAGATTAAAACATCAAAGATCGAACATTCTAATAACCTAGTCAGCCTTACTAAAAAGCCTCGCTCGGAATTGGAGTTAATTAACTGTGGTTATTCAAGTAAATTCTAATCAAGCTTATGAAGCGAAAACTCAAGAGATCGCCAGACAGCTTTTAGCATCGACGCGGGAGAGGCGTTCTCTCTGGGCACAGGTACGCGACCAAATGCGCTGGGACGATAAACTTCTCGACTGGGCAATGAGCAATCCTGGCTTGCGGGTTCAACTATTTCGCTTCATCGACTGTTTGCCGGCTTTGCGCAGTAATGCCGAAATCGCCCGCCACATGCAACAGTACTTAGGAGAAGAATCGGTAGAACTTCCGTCGGCACTGAAAGGCATACTCAATTTCACCGATCCCAATTCTGCTCCGGCTCAATTAGCAGCCGCAACGATTAGCAAAGCAGTAGAAGCACTAGCTTTTAAATATATTGCTGGGGAGACCGTTCCACAGGTTATTAAGACTATCGATCGCCTGCGTAGAGAAAAGATGGCGTTTACCATCGACTTACTCGGAGAAGCCGTCATTACAGAGGCAGAAGCGAAAGCCTATCTGCAAGGCTATCTGGATTTGATGGAACAACTAGCCCAGGAAGCGCAAAGATGGTCGAAAGTGCCAGAAATTGACGAAGCAGACGGAGAACCGCTCCCAAAAGTTCAAGTGTCCGTGAAATTAACAGCTTTTTACTCCCAATTCGATCCTATCGATCCAGAGGGAAGTCAGGAAAAAGTTTGCGATCGCATTCGCATCCTTCTCCGTCGCGCCAAGGAATTAGGGGTAGCGGTTCACTTCGACATGGAACAATATGTCTACAAAGATTTGACCCTTGCCATTCTCAAAGAATTGTTACTCGAAGAGGAGTTTCGCACCCGTACCGATATCGGAATTACCATACAAGCCTATTTACGCGACTCGGAACAAGATTTAAAAGATGTCATCGAATGGGCAAAGAAACGGGGCAACCCGGTAACGGTTCGCTTAGTCAAAGGGGCATACTGGGATCAAGAAACGATTAAATCCCTCCAGCGTCATTGGCAGCAGCCAGTATACAACGAGAAAGCTGCTACTGATGCTAATTTCGAGCGTTTAGCCCAGTTATTGCTAGAAAACCACGAATATTTATATGCGGCGCTCGGCAGCCATAACGTGCGATCGCAGGCATTAGCCTGTGCCATTGCCGAAACTCTCCAAATTCCTCGTCGTCGCTTCGAGATGCAAGTTCTCTACGGAATGGGCGATCGCTTGGCACAAGCTTTAATCAAACGCGGTCATCGAGTACGAGTCTATGCACCCTACGGAAAACTTCTTCCTGGCATGGCATACTTGATTCGCCGCTTGCTGGAGAATACGGCAAACAGTTCTTTCCTCAAACAAAGTCTGGAAGAACGTCCCGTTGAAGAATTGATCGCCCCACCCGTCTTTAGAGAGGGGGGGACGGAAAGACGGAAAGACGAAGAGACTTTCCCTGGCGCACCCGATACGGATTATGCTAACGCCGAATTGCGCGAGGCAGCCAAACAAGCTTTAGTTAAAGTTCGCAATTCCTTGGGGAAAACCTATTTACCTCTGATTAATGGGGAATATGTCCAAACTGAGACAGCGATCGATTCGGTCAATCCGTCGAATCCCAGCGAGATTGTCGGCAAAATTGGCTTAATTTCTGTCGAACAAGCCGAAAGTGCGATAGAGGCGGCAAAAGCTGCTTTCCCCGCCTGGAAGAAGACTCCTGTTAGAGTGCGAGCAGGAATTTTGCGCAAAGCCGCTCAAATAATGGAACAACGTCGCCACGAATTGAGCGCTTGGATCTGCTTAGAAGTGGGAAAAGTCTTGCAACAAGCCGATGCGGAAGTCTCGGAAGCGATCGATTTCTGCCGCTACTATGCCAAAGAAATGGAACGGTTGGATCTGGGGCACAATTTTGACGTTGCCGGAGAAACTAACCGCTACCTTTATCAACCGCGAGGCGTTGCCGTGGTCATTTCTCCTTGGAATTTCCCCATCGCCATTGCTACAGGAATGACGGTAGCTGCATTGGTCGCTGGCAATTGTACCTTACTCAAACCCGCCGAAACTTCCTCCGTCATTGCCGCTAAAATAACCGAAATCCTCCTAGAAGCAGGAATTCCTAAAGGAGTTTTTCAATTTGTCCCTGGCAAAGGTTCTCAAGTAGGCGCTTACATGGTGAAGCATCCCGACATTCATTTAATCGCCTTCACGGGATCGCGGGAGGTAGGCTGTCGTATCTATGCCGACGCATCCATACTCCAACCCGGACAAAAACATCTCAAACGAGTCATAGCCGAGATGGGCGGGAAAAACGCCATTATCGTCGATGAAAGTGCCGATCTCGACCAAGCGGTAGCTGGCGTGGTGCAATCGGCGTTTGGCTATAGCGGGCAAAAATGTTCGGCTTGTTCGCGGGTTATCGTTCTCGATTCCGTATACGATGCCTTTGTGGAACGGTTTGTCGAAGCCACGCGATCGCTCAATATCGGTGCGGCAGATTTACCCAGCACCCAAGTTGGTCCAGTTATCGACGCAACTGCACGCGAGCGCATTCGGGACTACATTGCCAAAGGCAAACAGGAAGCCGAAGTTGC
It includes:
- the pruA gene encoding L-glutamate gamma-semialdehyde dehydrogenase translates to MVIQVNSNQAYEAKTQEIARQLLASTRERRSLWAQVRDQMRWDDKLLDWAMSNPGLRVQLFRFIDCLPALRSNAEIARHMQQYLGEESVELPSALKGILNFTDPNSAPAQLAAATISKAVEALAFKYIAGETVPQVIKTIDRLRREKMAFTIDLLGEAVITEAEAKAYLQGYLDLMEQLAQEAQRWSKVPEIDEADGEPLPKVQVSVKLTAFYSQFDPIDPEGSQEKVCDRIRILLRRAKELGVAVHFDMEQYVYKDLTLAILKELLLEEEFRTRTDIGITIQAYLRDSEQDLKDVIEWAKKRGNPVTVRLVKGAYWDQETIKSLQRHWQQPVYNEKAATDANFERLAQLLLENHEYLYAALGSHNVRSQALACAIAETLQIPRRRFEMQVLYGMGDRLAQALIKRGHRVRVYAPYGKLLPGMAYLIRRLLENTANSSFLKQSLEERPVEELIAPPVFREGGTERRKDEETFPGAPDTDYANAELREAAKQALVKVRNSLGKTYLPLINGEYVQTETAIDSVNPSNPSEIVGKIGLISVEQAESAIEAAKAAFPAWKKTPVRVRAGILRKAAQIMEQRRHELSAWICLEVGKVLQQADAEVSEAIDFCRYYAKEMERLDLGHNFDVAGETNRYLYQPRGVAVVISPWNFPIAIATGMTVAALVAGNCTLLKPAETSSVIAAKITEILLEAGIPKGVFQFVPGKGSQVGAYMVKHPDIHLIAFTGSREVGCRIYADASILQPGQKHLKRVIAEMGGKNAIIVDESADLDQAVAGVVQSAFGYSGQKCSACSRVIVLDSVYDAFVERFVEATRSLNIGAADLPSTQVGPVIDATARERIRDYIAKGKQEAEVALEMDSPENGYFVGPTIFTHVSPTAIIAQEEIFGPVVALIRVKDFNEALKVANGTDYALTGGLYSRTPDHIKRAGEEFEVGNLYINRTITGAIVARQPFGGFKLSGVGSKAGGPDYLLQFLEPRHITENIQRQGFAPIEGAE